A part of Methanomassiliicoccales archaeon genomic DNA contains:
- the hypE gene encoding hydrogenase expression/formation protein HypE, giving the protein MKRVTMGHGAGGELMQELITKHIAPFLPKVKTEVPLDSFDDSAVVDDVVFTTDAHTVKPLFFPGGDIGSIAVCGTVNDISVMGGEPLAISSALILEEGLELEVLEKVMQSMGASSKLAGVPIVTGDTKVMESGKIERMVVTTSAIGRRHNWLDHNLEVASRSRKVDSRWLTDDNLREGDVIIISGNVGDHGIALLSFREGYGFESEVQSDVAPLNGLISDVLRVGGVVCMKDPTRGGLANAINEWSSKSKVGVELEETSIPMSEPVRNAAEMLGLDPLTIGNEGKVLIGVVPEMAEDVLKVVRSHPYGKNAAMIGRAVSSTKHVLLRTEVGGKRILEPPVGDPVPRIC; this is encoded by the coding sequence ATGAAAAGGGTGACGATGGGGCATGGTGCTGGTGGGGAGCTCATGCAGGAGCTCATAACGAAGCACATCGCCCCTTTCCTTCCAAAGGTAAAGACCGAGGTCCCACTGGACTCTTTTGATGATTCGGCGGTGGTCGACGACGTCGTGTTCACGACGGACGCGCATACCGTAAAACCATTGTTCTTCCCAGGAGGGGACATCGGGTCCATCGCTGTGTGCGGTACCGTCAATGACATATCTGTCATGGGGGGAGAACCATTGGCGATCTCTTCTGCTCTGATACTTGAGGAAGGGCTCGAGCTCGAGGTCCTTGAGAAGGTAATGCAGAGCATGGGAGCGTCCTCAAAGCTGGCAGGTGTTCCCATTGTGACAGGGGACACAAAGGTCATGGAATCTGGTAAGATCGAAAGGATGGTGGTGACGACCTCGGCAATAGGGCGCCGCCATAATTGGCTGGACCACAACCTCGAGGTCGCATCTAGGTCAAGGAAGGTGGACTCCAGGTGGCTCACCGATGATAATCTGAGAGAGGGTGATGTCATCATCATATCTGGCAATGTAGGGGACCATGGGATCGCCCTGCTTTCTTTCAGGGAAGGTTACGGTTTCGAGAGCGAGGTACAGAGCGACGTCGCTCCCCTGAACGGACTCATCTCGGATGTGCTCAGAGTGGGCGGCGTGGTATGTATGAAGGACCCGACCAGGGGTGGCCTTGCGAACGCGATCAATGAATGGTCCTCGAAATCAAAGGTCGGCGTCGAGCTCGAGGAGACGTCCATCCCTATGAGCGAACCGGTAAGGAACGCGGCGGAGATGCTAGGACTGGACCCGCTTACCATCGGGAACGAGGGGAAAGTGCTCATCGGGGTCGTCCCTGAGATGGCAGAGGATGTGCTGAAGGTGGTCAGGTCACATCCGTATGGCAAGAACGCCGCCATGATCGGAAGGGCTGTCTCAAGCACCAAGCATGTATTGCTAAGGACCGAGGTAGGTGGGAAGAGGATATTGGAGCCGCCGGTCGGGGACCCGGTCCCAAGGATCTGCTGA
- a CDS encoding alkaline phosphatase: MMFAPATSPDPNADIRNVIMMIPDGCGDAHTTLARWYSSGPLALDSMPSGMIRTYGADSIISDSAPAATAFATGHKTSDKYVGVLPGTVTVPGVEVPSSDLMYSPVASLVEAAKAKGMSVGLVATANIQHATPAGFSAHWPDRGNYNVIAEQQVYMDLDVVFGGGSQYLLPISEGGKRTDGENLVNVLITRGYLYIDDRNELMSLDPENVEKVWGLFAPDAMAKDFDRSLPMNNGQPSLSEMTSKAIDILSRNPKGFFLMVEGSQVDWSSHANDPVGVVSETLAFDAAVKVALDFAKRDRHTMLLAFTDHGNGGMSIGNGYTDSTYSKLPLTKMLTPALMSAKVTGSGLYYLLPNDPTEQQVRDTVAAYYGITDLTVEEVQAIKAARAGPNNMDYVIGPMMSKRCSIGWTTTGHTGEDVTLYSYGPQRPIGLFENVEIAKLTAAALHLDLGKATKNLFIDANATFVSMGATVRFDVSDPANPVLVVEKPGLKTMRLHYHKDVITIDGKDIILNGVIIASPKVQKVWVPMDAVLLFQGKAKTSSQQGQTSIPLWYLGMDAESMGERSFTPLSAAFVVSGSVIVAMMTKW, encoded by the coding sequence ATGATGTTCGCACCGGCAACATCTCCCGATCCCAACGCAGACATCAGGAACGTCATAATGATGATACCGGACGGGTGCGGGGACGCCCACACCACATTGGCAAGGTGGTACAGCAGCGGTCCTCTGGCCCTTGACTCCATGCCATCTGGTATGATAAGGACCTATGGGGCCGATTCGATCATCAGCGATTCCGCTCCAGCTGCCACGGCCTTCGCCACAGGCCATAAGACATCGGACAAGTACGTAGGGGTCTTGCCAGGGACGGTCACCGTTCCGGGCGTGGAGGTCCCGAGCAGCGACCTCATGTACAGTCCCGTGGCATCGCTGGTCGAGGCGGCAAAGGCCAAGGGCATGTCGGTGGGCCTTGTCGCCACCGCAAACATCCAGCATGCGACCCCCGCGGGCTTCTCCGCACACTGGCCTGACCGTGGCAACTACAACGTCATTGCGGAGCAGCAGGTCTACATGGACCTGGACGTTGTGTTCGGGGGCGGGTCTCAATATCTCTTGCCTATCAGTGAGGGAGGGAAGAGGACCGACGGTGAGAACCTTGTGAACGTTCTGATCACGAGGGGATATCTCTACATCGATGACAGAAATGAGCTGATGTCACTGGACCCAGAGAATGTGGAGAAGGTCTGGGGCCTTTTTGCCCCCGATGCGATGGCCAAGGACTTTGACAGGTCATTGCCGATGAATAACGGACAACCTTCCTTGAGCGAAATGACCAGCAAAGCGATAGACATACTTTCCCGGAACCCGAAGGGTTTCTTCCTGATGGTCGAGGGAAGTCAGGTGGACTGGTCATCGCACGCCAATGACCCTGTGGGCGTGGTGAGCGAGACCCTTGCCTTCGATGCGGCCGTGAAGGTGGCCTTGGACTTCGCAAAGAGGGACAGGCACACGATGCTGTTGGCCTTCACGGACCATGGCAATGGCGGGATGAGCATCGGGAACGGTTACACGGACTCGACCTATTCCAAGCTCCCCCTCACGAAGATGCTGACCCCGGCGCTCATGAGCGCCAAGGTCACTGGGTCAGGTCTATACTATCTGCTGCCCAACGATCCTACCGAGCAACAGGTCAGGGACACGGTCGCGGCCTATTACGGTATCACCGACCTGACGGTCGAAGAGGTCCAGGCCATAAAGGCGGCGAGGGCGGGACCGAACAACATGGATTATGTCATCGGCCCGATGATGAGCAAGAGATGCAGCATAGGATGGACCACGACAGGTCACACTGGGGAGGATGTGACGCTCTACTCCTACGGTCCGCAAAGACCGATAGGTCTGTTCGAGAACGTCGAGATAGCAAAGCTGACGGCGGCCGCCTTGCACCTGGACCTTGGGAAAGCAACGAAGAATCTGTTCATCGATGCGAACGCGACCTTCGTGTCCATGGGGGCGACCGTGAGGTTCGATGTGAGCGACCCGGCCAACCCGGTGCTGGTCGTCGAAAAACCAGGCCTTAAGACCATGAGGTTGCATTATCACAAGGATGTCATCACCATCGACGGCAAGGACATCATTCTGAACGGCGTCATCATAGCCTCGCCCAAGGTCCAAAAGGTTTGGGTCCCGATGGACGCGGTCCTGCTCTTCCAAGGCAAGGCCAAGACATCCTCACAGCAGGGACAGACATCCATACCATTGTGGTACCTTGGCATGGATGCAGAGTCGATGGGCGAAAGATCCTTCACACCATTGTCGGCGGCCTTTGTTGTCAGCGGGTCGGTCATAGTGGCGATGATGACCAAATGGTGA
- a CDS encoding MBL fold metallo-hydrolase encodes MSLRRYHFIARMPDEPGALHRAAAIVKRYRGNIERIHYDRRIDPYVVFFEVTCNEDEYAHIARELKEIGYLQTSLSSLGFLKFHVYLPHRAGALLELLNFTTASGCNIAFLDFDDKSRTPDRLTVSLTIDDISKVDGLLEQLRSRYPLEIIEYDTTGKNLDDTVFYIRFAQELRAILGDKEDQFLMKLLSDIDHIVQELTNLNKDPKKVFQSVLQTGRGLKSTVGPGFYADVQRLKVTEQVELFCFQMPCGGNVYVLHSQDEMVMVDSGYAAYHNDIMRLLADHGLGDLSKLTRIFVTHADADHAGGAGHFDVPVWMHAGAKEIIEAANRAYGSVSESSVLEEVYTKLIGLFSGFIPPRKIMTFDAPIGHAWGFNVLGRFVIADLELSVLESLGGHQHGQVYFASERHGIVFCGDSVINFKSLSEERQKFNLLAKDLMTTVNVDSDRAEKERMMLLEMIRGWNEGHDHGGRGCLVCGGHGAVSRLVDDGLVIYGAVEKYRVK; translated from the coding sequence ATGAGCCTCAGGCGATATCACTTCATTGCTAGGATGCCGGATGAGCCAGGTGCCCTGCACAGGGCCGCGGCCATCGTAAAGAGGTACAGGGGCAACATCGAAAGGATCCATTACGACAGGAGGATAGACCCCTATGTCGTGTTCTTCGAGGTCACCTGCAACGAGGATGAGTATGCTCATATTGCAAGGGAGCTGAAGGAGATCGGTTACCTTCAGACCTCCCTTTCGAGCCTGGGCTTCCTTAAGTTCCACGTATATCTGCCGCACAGGGCCGGGGCCCTTCTCGAACTTTTGAACTTCACCACCGCCTCGGGATGCAACATAGCTTTCCTCGATTTCGATGACAAGAGCAGGACGCCGGACAGGCTGACGGTCTCGCTGACGATAGATGATATATCGAAGGTGGACGGGCTTCTAGAGCAGCTGAGGTCCAGATACCCTCTGGAGATAATCGAGTACGATACTACGGGGAAGAACCTGGATGATACTGTCTTCTATATCCGCTTCGCACAAGAGCTGAGGGCGATCTTAGGTGACAAAGAGGACCAGTTCCTCATGAAGCTGCTGTCCGACATAGACCACATCGTGCAGGAGCTGACCAACCTCAACAAGGACCCGAAGAAGGTTTTCCAGAGCGTGCTCCAGACGGGCAGAGGCCTCAAGAGCACGGTCGGACCAGGGTTCTACGCGGACGTGCAGAGGCTCAAGGTGACAGAGCAGGTCGAGCTGTTCTGCTTCCAGATGCCCTGCGGCGGGAACGTCTATGTCCTTCATTCTCAGGATGAGATGGTCATGGTCGACTCAGGGTATGCGGCATACCACAACGATATCATGAGGCTGCTCGCCGACCATGGCCTAGGTGACCTCTCGAAGCTGACCAGGATATTCGTCACGCATGCCGACGCCGACCATGCCGGGGGCGCCGGACATTTCGACGTTCCTGTCTGGATGCACGCTGGCGCCAAGGAAATCATAGAGGCGGCCAACCGGGCATACGGTTCCGTCTCTGAGAGCTCGGTGCTGGAAGAGGTCTACACCAAGCTCATCGGTTTGTTCTCGGGGTTCATCCCCCCTCGGAAGATAATGACATTCGATGCTCCCATCGGACATGCATGGGGGTTCAATGTCCTCGGCAGGTTCGTAATCGCGGACCTCGAGCTGTCCGTGCTGGAGAGCCTTGGAGGGCATCAGCATGGGCAGGTATACTTCGCATCAGAGCGTCACGGCATCGTCTTCTGTGGGGACAGCGTCATCAATTTCAAGAGCCTGAGCGAGGAGAGACAGAAGTTCAATCTGCTGGCAAAGGACCTCATGACCACGGTGAACGTCGACAGCGACAGGGCGGAGAAGGAGAGGATGATGCTCTTGGAGATGATAAGAGGATGGAACGAGGGCCATGATCATGGGGGCAGGGGATGTCTTGTCTGCGGTGGGCATGGGGCCGTGTCCAGATTGGTCGATGATGGACTTGTCATTTATGGTGCAGTCGAAAAATATCGAGTGAAATGA
- a CDS encoding VIT1/CCC1 transporter family protein: MPVNRLKGKLRAALEMPETLPSMRRYFVNTMFDATFVMLGIIIGSALSSEPRLEIIITTLVTSAIALSISTGTSVYEAETLEQRRRIEEIGRAMLTPVRDTSIGRTSKMSINLISMVNSMAPLVAGAVTITPFLLISEKDIDLAAEVSVVLAITMLFLTGYFMGRSSKGNPLLKGARMAVIGLAAFAICYIIGGAV, from the coding sequence TTGCCAGTGAATCGTCTGAAGGGCAAGTTACGGGCGGCCCTGGAAATGCCTGAGACGTTGCCCTCCATGAGAAGATATTTCGTGAACACCATGTTCGATGCCACCTTCGTCATGCTCGGCATCATCATAGGCTCGGCCCTATCGTCGGAGCCAAGGCTCGAGATCATAATAACAACATTGGTGACAAGTGCCATCGCACTATCGATATCCACTGGCACAAGCGTCTATGAGGCGGAGACATTGGAACAGAGGAGGAGGATCGAGGAGATAGGGAGGGCGATGCTGACACCTGTGAGGGACACCTCCATCGGTAGGACCTCGAAGATGAGCATAAACCTGATCTCGATGGTGAACTCGATGGCCCCGCTCGTGGCTGGTGCTGTAACGATAACACCCTTTCTTCTGATATCTGAGAAGGACATCGATCTGGCTGCAGAGGTGTCCGTCGTCCTGGCGATAACCATGCTGTTCCTGACAGGGTATTTCATGGGCAGGTCCAGCAAGGGCAACCCATTGCTGAAGGGCGCGAGGATGGCCGTGATAGGGCTAGCGGCCTTCGCGATATGTTACATTATCGGCGGTGCGGTATGA
- a CDS encoding TRC40/GET3/ArsA family transport-energizing ATPase, producing MTDNGLREILEKKKFIFFGGKGGVGKTTMAAAAATWLSDHGYKTIVVATDPTVSLSAIYGQHISETEVTKIGTERNLCGLNINPKKAMGMFQTRLEGTLSGISSLFGSELLSTPCTEEIAAFDQFVSFFEDEEHDKVVFDTAPTGHTLRELSMPFDWSGYISNQIRNRRELSEALGFVYDEKMVEDLAAEKERYDRSVKGLSDENISAFNMVLLPEKLPIEETARAIEDLGKFGIKVPALIVNEVIPKDVLKGNWFLERRSATQDKYLEEIHRRFEGKIIKEVPLYETDIFGIEKIRMVGRGLYGE from the coding sequence ATGACGGACAACGGGCTGCGAGAGATCCTGGAGAAAAAGAAGTTCATTTTCTTCGGCGGCAAGGGCGGTGTTGGGAAGACGACGATGGCGGCCGCGGCGGCCACCTGGCTCTCGGACCATGGATACAAGACCATAGTGGTGGCTACCGACCCGACGGTGAGCCTTTCGGCCATCTACGGGCAGCATATCAGCGAGACCGAGGTGACAAAGATCGGGACCGAGAGGAACCTTTGCGGCCTTAACATCAACCCGAAGAAGGCGATGGGCATGTTCCAGACGAGATTGGAGGGCACTCTGTCGGGCATCTCTTCGCTCTTCGGGAGCGAGCTCCTCAGCACCCCGTGCACCGAGGAGATAGCGGCGTTCGACCAGTTCGTCTCCTTCTTTGAAGATGAGGAACATGACAAGGTCGTCTTCGACACCGCCCCCACAGGTCATACGCTCAGGGAGCTGTCGATGCCATTCGATTGGTCAGGCTACATCTCCAACCAGATCAGGAACCGAAGAGAGCTGTCCGAGGCTTTAGGATTCGTATATGATGAAAAGATGGTCGAGGACCTGGCGGCAGAGAAGGAGAGATACGACAGGTCGGTGAAGGGGCTGTCGGACGAGAACATCTCGGCCTTCAACATGGTCCTGCTGCCGGAGAAGCTCCCGATCGAGGAGACGGCCAGGGCCATCGAGGACCTAGGTAAGTTCGGGATCAAGGTCCCCGCCCTGATAGTGAACGAGGTGATCCCAAAGGATGTCCTTAAGGGAAACTGGTTCCTGGAGAGGAGGAGCGCCACGCAGGACAAGTACCTGGAGGAGATCCATAGACGCTTCGAGGGGAAGATAATAAAAGAGGTCCCGCTCTACGAGACAGACATATTCGGCATCGAGAAGATAAGGATGGTAGGGAGGGGGCTGTATGGCGAATAA
- a CDS encoding beta-propeller domain-containing protein: MKDGLQKIGAVLIVLFLVTAAVAAVISVKNTGDGLPSGTLPSFETKGQLMDFIRSKGPGRSDQVKLSGPYDAEDSGSNYHTGTNVQVSGVDEIDRIKTDGAFVYIASSDRVSIVLAYPSSSMSNVSEVLIDDILGVKESYSSILGIYLFGGMLILICDTFSYQDGHWPMDGKYWAPSKAMTVAVAVDVSDPYSPKVMKNAGVGGFSVGSRLIEDRLYIISQDPIWNKDRIDLPRIMVDGDVRELSAKDVRFDPDCTRVSTFTNFLVMDIADMSVNCTSILTDVSSTLYVSAMNIYLAFVEWRWDLSTWGAEDAAVSSDSSEVFTKIFKIDISGGDIRPVAMGKVDGYPLNQFSMDENDGLLRIATCSGWAHRENMVFVLDEGMEVIGSLRGIAINETIQSARFIGDTLYLVTFLLTDPLFVIDLSDPGGPKVLGELVLPGFSTYLHPVGDSLLVGIGLEDWTLKVSLFDVSDPTAPIEKGKVMANINAWSSALWDHKAVMFDDRHHLLAIPVFSFDEGTMTSSEEVLVFSVGTEGLDLVARLSNGEGESSPRSMVIEDTFYTITTTSMVAWSISGFEMVGKLVFAEDSADVWYHWAVEDGAIVR; this comes from the coding sequence ATGAAGGACGGTCTCCAAAAAATAGGTGCAGTTCTGATAGTCCTATTCCTCGTGACTGCGGCCGTGGCCGCGGTCATTTCTGTCAAGAACACGGGCGACGGCCTGCCATCAGGGACATTGCCATCCTTCGAGACCAAGGGGCAATTGATGGATTTTATCCGTTCGAAAGGGCCGGGCCGGTCGGACCAGGTGAAACTGTCCGGTCCTTATGATGCGGAGGATTCAGGAAGCAACTATCATACTGGGACGAACGTTCAGGTCTCTGGTGTCGATGAGATCGACAGGATAAAGACCGATGGGGCGTTCGTGTATATTGCATCCAGCGATAGGGTGTCCATCGTCCTGGCATATCCATCTTCTTCGATGTCGAACGTCTCAGAGGTGCTCATAGATGATATCCTTGGGGTCAAGGAATCCTATTCTTCCATTCTTGGGATCTACCTATTTGGGGGCATGCTCATATTGATATGCGATACCTTCTCTTATCAAGATGGCCATTGGCCCATGGACGGGAAATATTGGGCGCCAAGCAAGGCCATGACGGTCGCGGTGGCGGTCGACGTATCGGACCCCTATTCCCCGAAGGTCATGAAAAATGCCGGGGTGGGCGGCTTCTCTGTCGGTTCCAGGTTGATCGAGGATAGGTTGTACATTATCTCCCAGGACCCGATATGGAACAAGGACCGCATCGACCTTCCGAGGATAATGGTCGATGGAGATGTGAGAGAGCTATCTGCAAAGGACGTAAGGTTCGACCCCGACTGTACAAGGGTCAGCACCTTCACGAACTTCCTTGTAATGGACATTGCTGACATGTCGGTCAATTGCACCAGCATATTGACCGACGTCTCCTCCACGTTGTACGTATCAGCAATGAACATCTATCTTGCCTTCGTGGAATGGCGATGGGACCTGAGCACCTGGGGGGCTGAGGATGCAGCGGTCTCGTCGGACAGCTCCGAGGTCTTTACCAAGATATTCAAGATAGATATCTCTGGGGGAGATATCAGGCCCGTAGCGATGGGAAAGGTGGACGGATACCCATTGAACCAGTTCTCGATGGACGAGAATGATGGGCTGTTGAGGATCGCCACCTGCTCCGGTTGGGCCCATAGGGAGAACATGGTCTTTGTGCTCGATGAGGGCATGGAGGTCATAGGAAGCCTGAGAGGAATAGCCATCAATGAGACCATCCAATCCGCGAGATTCATCGGCGATACGCTCTATCTTGTGACCTTCCTTCTGACCGACCCTCTGTTCGTCATCGACCTGAGCGACCCAGGGGGGCCGAAGGTCTTGGGCGAGCTGGTACTGCCTGGCTTTTCAACATACCTGCATCCTGTGGGTGACAGCTTGTTGGTCGGTATAGGGTTGGAGGATTGGACGTTGAAGGTGTCCCTTTTCGACGTCTCAGACCCCACAGCACCGATAGAGAAGGGAAAGGTGATGGCCAACATCAATGCCTGGTCATCCGCCCTCTGGGACCACAAGGCGGTGATGTTCGATGATAGGCACCATCTGTTGGCGATACCTGTGTTCTCCTTCGATGAGGGGACGATGACCTCCAGCGAGGAGGTCCTGGTCTTCTCGGTCGGGACGGAGGGTCTAGACCTCGTCGCCAGATTGAGCAATGGCGAAGGTGAAAGCTCGCCCCGGAGCATGGTCATAGAGGACACTTTCTACACTATAACCACCACATCGATGGTCGCATGGAGCATCTCAGGTTTCGAGATGGTCGGCAAACTGGTCTTCGCAGAGGATTCGGCCGATGTATGGTATCATTGGGCGGTCGAGGACGGTGCCATAGTGAGATGA
- the heR gene encoding heliorhodopsin HeR, with translation MKEKFKDAPEEVKFKKLRKFNLVMGMLHLLQAIVMLIIADYGVKMIFTTSYIDAAGGFPPTGPGPAQELFTVSLGPMVAIFLLMSAIAHLSVSTFGYNWYVRNLKMNINKARWFEYAVSSSFMLVVIAWLCGMFDFISIMLLFSLNACMNLFGYMMELHNQTTKRTDWTAFIFGCFAGLIPWIALAMYFTGVQNGSPPDFVYGIFISIAFFFNIFAVNMVLQYKKVGKWKDYLYGEYMYIVLSLVAKTALAWQVFAGTLQG, from the coding sequence ATGAAAGAGAAGTTCAAAGACGCGCCTGAAGAGGTGAAGTTCAAAAAATTAAGGAAGTTCAACCTGGTGATGGGGATGCTCCATCTTCTCCAGGCCATAGTGATGCTTATCATAGCGGACTATGGCGTGAAGATGATCTTTACGACCTCCTACATCGACGCGGCGGGAGGATTCCCGCCCACAGGACCTGGCCCAGCTCAGGAGCTTTTCACGGTCTCTCTTGGCCCGATGGTCGCGATATTCCTGCTGATGTCGGCCATCGCCCATCTTTCCGTCTCAACCTTCGGGTATAATTGGTATGTAAGGAACCTGAAGATGAACATTAACAAGGCCAGATGGTTCGAGTACGCGGTCTCGAGCTCGTTCATGCTGGTGGTCATCGCATGGCTCTGCGGCATGTTCGATTTCATCTCGATCATGCTATTGTTCTCGCTGAACGCATGCATGAACCTGTTCGGCTACATGATGGAGCTTCACAACCAGACGACGAAAAGGACCGATTGGACGGCATTCATCTTCGGCTGTTTCGCGGGCCTTATCCCATGGATAGCGCTTGCGATGTACTTCACCGGCGTTCAGAACGGTAGCCCTCCGGACTTCGTGTACGGCATATTCATCTCGATAGCGTTCTTCTTCAACATCTTCGCGGTGAACATGGTGCTCCAATACAAAAAGGTCGGGAAATGGAAGGACTACCTTTACGGGGAGTACATGTACATAGTCCTGAGCCTTGTGGCGAAGACCGCCCTGGCATGGCAGGTGTTCGCGGGAACGCTCCAGGGATGA
- a CDS encoding thioredoxin family protein, translating into MANKLKLTVLSFSCCNPQFAAHDARYMKLIKDVLEKTGIEADIELVTVTEAMMSLTYAYMAPIRPLFQKYGSAVAPALFINETLALFGGVPTEEKLIEVLKKASQTDI; encoded by the coding sequence ATGGCGAATAAGTTGAAGCTCACCGTCCTGTCGTTCTCCTGTTGCAACCCGCAGTTCGCGGCCCATGATGCCAGGTACATGAAGCTCATTAAAGATGTCCTGGAGAAGACGGGGATAGAGGCCGACATAGAGCTCGTCACGGTCACCGAGGCGATGATGTCCCTTACCTATGCGTACATGGCCCCGATACGACCATTGTTCCAGAAGTACGGATCGGCGGTGGCACCTGCGCTGTTCATCAATGAGACGTTGGCCCTTTTCGGCGGGGTCCCGACCGAGGAGAAGCTCATTGAGGTATTGAAGAAAGCGAGCCAGACCGACATTTGA